The Chitinivibrionales bacterium genome includes the window ATTGTGTGGTGCGGTTGAAAAAACCGGTATGACATTGCACCCCCGGTCGCGCAATCGATGGATATACTCTTTTGCCGGGACCACACTCTGCTCGAAATGCATCCCCCCGTAGAAGAGAATGCCGATCGTGGGCATTTTTGCATTAAAACCGGTGTCGTGTTGATACGATTCGAGTGAGGACCAGGTTTTGGCGCTTTGGGGATCATAGACGCCAAAGTCCGGATATGCTCTGGGACGGGGCGATTCTCCGAGTGAAACGCCGCAGTATTCCCGCAGGGCCAGCGCCAGCATGTTGCAGATGTTCTCATCACCGCTGTGCCCCCAGTATTGCATGAACAGCGCCCAGTTACGGGCATGCTTGAGGGGTCCGAAGGGCAGAAATGTACCGACCCGCTCGATAATTCTCATTATACGCTGTGCGCGGGAAATACTGAATCCGCCGCGGCTTGGTTTTTTGCTTCGCCGAGCGCTGCGTTGCATGATTTTTTTCATGCTGAACCCGCCCAACCGAAGAAGCGACATCAGACGGGGTGAACCGCCGATAAGCAGTGCCACCGGCGTGGTTGAATCACCCAGCACCCGCTCGCAAATCCCCACCGCCCTGCCGTCACCGCGGATATCGAGAAACACCATGTCGGCGCTGCGAAGCGATTCGGCAACAGCCTCGCTTCTCACCGTATTCTCTTCGATATCGTGAGTGCAGAAAATCGAAACCTCGAGCTTGGCGCCGTATCGCTTTCTGAATACCGTTACACCGCCGCACAATGCAGTGCTGAGTGAGGCATTGATAATAAATGTTAGCCTGGTTTCGCTTTTCATAGTATTTTTATGCTGTCCGGCTAAGATGCAGAAAACATTGTGTTACGAATATACAATACGTGCTACCACCACCTCAAGAATACGGCCATTCTGCCGATACGCGATTACAACAATTGACAAAAAAGGAAACACACGAGCGAACCATTCCAAAGAAGCCACCACTCCCTCCAAAACCCCGGGCATAGAAACGGAAGTCCCTTTCCACCGCGCCTTTCCATTGCCCAAACAAAACCACTCCCGACTCTCCCCATAAACCATTGATTTATAAAGAGTTTAAAATGTAACAGAAATGTAATTTTGTTTTCCGTTCGTAAGGCATTATATTTAAAACAACCTAAAAGGAGGTTTTTATGAAAAAAGTACTCGCAGGCATACTGATTTCAGGTTTTATTGCAGTCCACGCCGATTTAATTGTCAACGGCGGGTTTGAAGAGTTCGGCGCCGAACAGGGGTTTGTCAACCATATATATATGAGCGACCTTCAGGATAATAACGACCCCGGTGTTTATCAGAACGATACGTGGGATGTCTACAAGACAATTCCCGGCTGGCATACGACTTCCGGAAGCGGTATCGAGATCCAGTACAACACGATTGTCGATGCCCATGAGGGTAATCTGTATGTTGAGTTGGATTCTCACCCCAGCCCCAACAGCAACAGCGGTATGACTCAGGATATCTATTTGGATGAGACATCCGACCTTGCACTGGGTTTCTATTATATTCCCCGCACCGATGATCAATATGATAACGGCATTATCGTTGAATTTGACGACCAAACCATTGATATTCTCGCCGGTTCCCGTCCGCCACAGAATGAATGGGTATACTATGAATACAGTCTCAACGATGTTGCCGCGGGGACTCATTCACTTTCTTTTATTGCCGACGGCACCGAAAACACCTATGGCGGTTTTATCGATAATGTCTCTCTGAATACAGTTTCAGTGCCCGAACCCGGAACACTCTCACTTTTAGGCTTCGGCCTTATCTCGCTTCTTGGCCTGATTCCAATAAGAAAGAAAAAATAACGCCTCCCGTAATTATATTGCCATAATCAGGTTGAAGCAAAATGGCCGCTTTCGGGCGGCCGTTTTATATTGATTCCACTCTCCACATATTTTCACTTTTGTACAGAATGGAGCGCGGGTAAGGTCGATATAGACGATATTCGTCGATCAGAAAGATAAAAATAACAGAAAACCATCGTTAATCAGCACATTGGCATAACCTGTGTTCTATATTCAGAACCCATCGTTTGGGTAGTTGTCATTTCTATTACAAAGTAAATTAATTATATTTTTACCAAAGCAATAAAGCGACATCAAACAAGGAGCACCATTAATGTTTTCATTACCGGTGGTATACAAAATATTTTTGATTATTGCTTTACTCACTACTGCTTCTGTTTCCGCAAAAACAGTTTCCTATAACGATTCATGCCCGATAAGCACCTATGTTCATTATCATGTCGGCAAATATCTTAACCATTCTTTTGATTGCATTATACCCCGGGCGCTCTGCGACTTGGAGCCACGTAGCGGTATTTCAATCCTTCAAGATCCCGATAATTACCTTGCGGGATTATTAATTGCCTATATCGATACCAACCGTACTCTATGTATAAGCCGACTTACAGCAATAGGCTGCCCCCCCGAACCTCAGTACGGCTGTCAAGGTGCTTTTACTTCACGATAAATTGAACAGTCCATTATGAATACACACTGGGATTTAATATATATTCCATAAAAACTCCTTTCTCCCATTTTCGAGGTCGTACAATGGAAACCATACAAAAAGAAACCGATTATCCCTCTGCGGATCTTTTTATCGAGTGCCCGTCGCAATCCGACAGGCTGTCGGCATTTTTCAGGATATTCTATGCCCTCCCGATTCTTATCCTTTTTTCGCTGGTAATTGGATTCAGTTCGGATGAGGGAATGATGATCGGCGGCGGCATACTGTTTCTTCCGGTGATGCTGACCATTCTTTTCAGAAACAGGTATCCAAAAGTATGGTTTGAATGGAATTTGTATTTATCGGGGTTCATGATGCGGGTTGTTTCTTACCTGTTTTTGCTTCGTGATGAGTATCCGTCAATCGACGATCAACAATTTGTCAAACTCGACCTTCGCTACCCCGATGTCGAAAAAGAATTGAGCAGAGGGCTTCCACTTATCAAATGGTTTTTAGCGATACCCCACTACCTTGTGTTGGCATTTCTTTTTATCGCAGTGATAACCATAACGATCATCGCATGGTTTTCGATCCTTTTCACCGGTAAATACCCTCCCCGGATGCATGAATTTGTGGTGGGAGTATTTAGATGGGGTTTGCGGGTGAATGCCTATGCTTTCCTGCTTTTAACCGACAAATATCCGCCGTTCAGATTGTAACGTTTTAGTAAATCGAGAGACAATTGCTCCCACTTCTGTAATCTCGTAACCTCGCAACCTCGCGCCTTAATCCGGCGCTGTATACCGAACAAAGGTGTACGACTTATCTATTTTATAGGAAATCATTTCTGGAAGGCCCCATGAAAATCCTCCACACTTCAGACTGACATCTGGGCCGTTCACTCTACGGCAGGAAACGATATGATGAATTTTCCGCCTTTCTTGAGTGGCTCGGAAAGACTATCGAGGATGAAAGTATCGACGCGCTGCTGATCGCCGGTGATGTGTTCGATACCAGTACACCCGGCAACCGCGCGCAAAGGCTCTATTATCGTTTTCTCTGCCGAATTGCCAATTCCTGCTGCCGTCACGTGGTTATCATTGCCGGCAACCACGACTCGCCGACCTTCCTGAATGCGCCTCGCGAACTCTTGCGGACCCTCAATGTCCATGTGGTCGGCGCTGCAACCGATAACTTGGCAGAGGAAGTGGTCCGGCTTTTCGATGAACAGGGGCGTCCGGAGGCGATTGTCTGTGCAATCCCCTATTTACGGGACAGAGATATCCGGACGGTCGAACCCGGCGAGACCAGTGACGACAAAACCGCCGGGATGATCGAAGGACTGAAAAACCACTATCGTGATGTGTGCGCTATCGCTGAGGAGAAGCAGCGGGAGGAGGCGCAGAAGGGGTATCCGGACGTGCCGACCATTGCCATGGGCCACCTCTTTACCGCCGGCGGGAAAACGGCTGAGGTAGACGGCGTGCGGGACCTGTATGTCGGGTCACTGGCCCACGTGGGAAAGGACGTGTTCCCGTCATCCATCGACTACCTCGCTCTGGGTCATCTCCATGTTCCGCAACGGGTGGGAAAGACCGAGCATATCCGTTACAGCGGGTCTCCCATCCCCATGGGCTACGGTGAATCGGGGCGGCAAAAAATGATCATTGTGGTCCACTTCACCGGCGCCACCCCGGCAATTTGGGAAATACCTCTCCCCTGTTTTCAACCCCTCGAACGGATCACCGGTTCCCTTGAGGATATCTGTGGAAGGATAGAACAATTGAAAACGGCACAGAGCAACGCATGGCTCGAGATCGAATATTCCGGCGCGGATCTCATCGGAAATCTCCGGGAACTTCTCGAGGAAACCGTTGCCGGTTCGATGCTGGAAATCCGTCGGATCAGAAACAAACGAATCATGGACCGTGTATTGAGGACCGTCCGGGAGGATGAAACATCGACGACCTGGATCCGTGTGATGTCTTTGCCCGCTGTCTGGATACCTTCCAGGTGCCCGCCGAGGAACGGAAAGCGCTGACAACATCCTATAATGAAATACTCATATCGCTCCATGAAGAGGACGCCAATGCGGAATAGAATGGCCGGTCATGAAGATTCTTGAGCTTAGATTTAAAAACCTCAACTCACTCTACGGAGAGTGGATCATCGATTTCACCGCCCCGGAATATATCTCCGACGGCATTTTTGCGCTGACCGGTCCCACCGGCTCGGGGAAATCGACCATACTCGACGCCCTCTGTCTGGCACTCTACGGCGCTGCCCCACGACTGGGGAAGATAACCAAAAGCAGCAATGAAATCATGTCCCGTCATACCGGCGAATGCTTTGCCGAGGTGCTGTTCGAATCCCAGGCAGGCCGGTTTCGCTGCCACTGGGCCCAGCACCGGGCCAGAAAAAAAGCCGATGGGCGGCTTGCCGACGCACGGCATGAGATCAGTGACGCAGAAACCGGAACGCCAATCGAGACCAAAAAGAGTCTGGTAGCCGGGGTCATTGAAACAAAAACCGGCATGGATTTCGAGCGGTTCACCAGGTCAATTCTCCTCGCCCAAGGAGGGTTCGACACCTTTCTCAAGGCCGACAGTGAAGAAAAATCCCGGATCCTCGAACAGATTACCGGTACCGGGATCTACACGGAGATCTCCCGGCGGGTCCATGAGCGACACCGAAATGAACGGGAAAAGCTCCAACTCCTGGAGGCAGAGACCTCGGGCATTGTGATCCTGGAACCCGAAAGAGAAGAAGAGGTCCGTCGAGAGCTACGCGACAAACAAAAACAGGAGGAGCGCCTGGCCGCCGAGTCGGCACAACTTGAAAATGCCCTGACCTGGTTAAGCCGTATCGAGAAGCTCAAAGAGGAAATCGACCTTTTGGACGGAGAACGCCGAAAACTTGAAGACGACTTCAAATCATTCACCCCCCACTCTCAACGGTTGGACCGGGCACTCGGGGCCGCCGAACTGGACGGTGACTATGCTACCCTGAACGCGCTCAGGAACCAGCAGCAAAAGGACCAACTCGCGCTTAAAGCATCACTCGAACAGAATGGTGAAAAGGTAAAAAGCGCCGAAGAACGCACCCGCTCAGCCAAAGAAAAACAGAAAATAGCAGCACCCTTGCTTCAGCAGGTCCGCTCGCTGGACCAGGCGCTGGCTTCTCAAAAAAATGATGTGGAACGTGACCAGACCGACTGCGCCCGGGAGAGAGCACAGATCGAAGAAAATGAACTGCTCAAATCCCGAACACTGAACAGACGAGAAACACTACAAAAGGAGCTTTCCGAGACCGGGGAATACCTTGAACAACACGCCCGGGACGAATGGCTTATCGGCGGTCTGGCCGGCATCGAAGAACAGCTTGGCGGTCTTGGCACAATGCAACACGAAATTGCATCGAAGACGACTGCGCAACAGAAAGCCGGCAAGAGCGTGGAGAAAATCACCGATGCCCTGAATGCGTATACAAAGCTGCGTAAGGAGCGAGGGCAGCAAGTCAACACGGTGGAAGAGTCGCTTAAAGAGGCTAAAAAGGAGTTGGATTCACTCCTGGAAAACCGCCTGATTCGTGAATACCGCACCGAAAAGGAGACCCTTCTTCGTGAAATGGCCTTCCTGACAAAAATTGCCGAACTCCGGGAGTATCGTTCCCGACTCGAAGACGGTATTCCGTGCCCGCTCTGCGGCGCCGAGGAACATCCCTATGCCCGGGGCAATGTGCCGGCTCCTGATGAAACGGAACAAAAGATTGCAGCCCTGAGCGAACGCATCCAAAAAGCCGAAACCCAGGAATCGGTTATCGTGAAGCTGCAGGGTGAAGAAAAAACGGCCTTGCACAGACTGAGGGAAAGCGAAAAACAGGAAACTGCTGCTGCACAGGAAAAGAAGAGTGCCGGCGGTGGGAAAAACTGCATACCCTGATCGGATCGGCCGACGGCAAGAGATACCGGAACTTTGCCCAGGGCCTGACCTTCGAACTGATGGTCTCCCACGCCAATCGACAACTGGCATTGATGACCGACCGCTATCTGCTGGTCCGGGATGAAGAGCACCCGCTGGAACTGAATGTCGTCGATAATTATCAGGCC containing:
- a CDS encoding DUF3479 domain-containing protein, which produces MKSETRLTFIINASLSTALCGGVTVFRKRYGAKLEVSIFCTHDIEENTVRSEAVAESLRSADMVFLDIRGDGRAVGICERVLGDSTTPVALLIGGSPRLMSLLRLGGFSMKKIMQRSARRSKKPSRGGFSISRAQRIMRIIERVGTFLPFGPLKHARNWALFMQYWGHSGDENICNMLALALREYCGVSLGESPRPRAYPDFGVYDPQSAKTWSSLESYQHDTGFNAKMPTIGILFYGGMHFEQSVVPAKEYIHRLRDRGCNVIPVFSTAPHN
- a CDS encoding PEP-CTERM sorting domain-containing protein is translated as MKKVLAGILISGFIAVHADLIVNGGFEEFGAEQGFVNHIYMSDLQDNNDPGVYQNDTWDVYKTIPGWHTTSGSGIEIQYNTIVDAHEGNLYVELDSHPSPNSNSGMTQDIYLDETSDLALGFYYIPRTDDQYDNGIIVEFDDQTIDILAGSRPPQNEWVYYEYSLNDVAAGTHSLSFIADGTENTYGGFIDNVSLNTVSVPEPGTLSLLGFGLISLLGLIPIRKKK
- a CDS encoding DUF4389 domain-containing protein — its product is METIQKETDYPSADLFIECPSQSDRLSAFFRIFYALPILILFSLVIGFSSDEGMMIGGGILFLPVMLTILFRNRYPKVWFEWNLYLSGFMMRVVSYLFLLRDEYPSIDDQQFVKLDLRYPDVEKELSRGLPLIKWFLAIPHYLVLAFLFIAVITITIIAWFSILFTGKYPPRMHEFVVGVFRWGLRVNAYAFLLLTDKYPPFRL